In Nitrospirota bacterium, the genomic window CTCTCATGAACATCCTCATTACGGGAGCACCGGGGGCGGGGAAGACCACGCTCATCCAGCGGGTCGCAGCGAAAATCCCCGAGGCCCGGGGCTTCTATACGGAGGAAATCCGTGAGGGCGGGCGGCGGAAGGGTTTCAGGCTCGTGGGCCTGCCCGGGGGCGGGGAGCGAGTCCTCGCCCATGTAGATATCCAGAGCCCCCGCCGGGTGAGCAAGTACGGCGTGGACGTGGAGGGCTTCGAGGAGTTCCTCGGCGGCCTGGACCTCGGCGGCGCGACCGTGGTCATCGTCGACGAGGTGGGTAAGATGGAATGCTTCTCCGGCGCCTTCCGCTCCCTTATTGCCGGCCTCCTGGGCACGGAGGAAAAAAGCAGTCACGTGGTGGCCACCATCGCCCGGAGGGGGACGCCCTTTATCGAAGAGCTCAAGAAAAAGGCCCGGGCCACCATGCTCGAGGTCACCGAAGGCAACAGGGATGCCCTGGTGGGCGTCATCATGAGCATGCTCGAATAGGGCACCAGTGGGCGCCAGCGCCCCTTTTATGCATCAGGAGACGTCAACTCCATCCTAAAAGAGGCACTGGTGCCCTGGCGCCCCTTGTTCTTGGTTGGCGGAAGGGGTTACCATAATGGACGCTTCGGAGGGGAAAGAGCGTATCCGGAAAGGAGGTCTCGTGATGCCCAGGTTTTCGCTTCTTTGTCTTCAGTGCGGGAAGGACTTCGAGCTTGCCCTGCCGGAAGGGAGCGAACCCACGGAGCAGAAGTGCCCCTTCTGCGGCGGGAACAACGTCATAGAGCATAATCCGCAGGACTTCTTCCGGCTCCTGT contains:
- a CDS encoding nucleoside-triphosphatase, with protein sequence MNILITGAPGAGKTTLIQRVAAKIPEARGFYTEEIREGGRRKGFRLVGLPGGGERVLAHVDIQSPRRVSKYGVDVEGFEEFLGGLDLGGATVVIVDEVGKMECFSGAFRSLIAGLLGTEEKSSHVVATIARRGTPFIEELKKKARATMLEVTEGNRDALVGVIMSMLE
- a CDS encoding zinc ribbon domain-containing protein — translated: MPRFSLLCLQCGKDFELALPEGSEPTEQKCPFCGGNNVIEHNPQDFFRLLFGRLGGG